A stretch of DNA from Cohaesibacter gelatinilyticus:
GGCGAAATGAGATCCATTCTCCGCCAGTTATGAGGCTTGAATTTAGATGAGTGCAGCAACTGATCCATGTCCTTGTGGAAGTCAAAAGACGTTGGGTGAATGTTGTGGCCCGTTTCTGGACGGTGAAAGTCTGCCGCTAACCGCCGAGCAGCTCATGCGTTCGCGCTACTGCGCCTACAAGCTCCAAAAGATCGAGTATCTGCGAGAGACCTTATGGCCGAAATATCAGGCTCGGTTTGATCATTTTGGGGTATCCCGGTGGGCAGCAGAAAATCACTGGACTGGTCTGAAAGTTTTATCAAGCGAAAAAGGTGGCACTACCGATAGACAAGGCACCGTGTTATTCGAAGCAAGTTATCTTTCTTGTGGCACACTGCAAGTCCATCGTGAAATGAGCCTGTTTCGAAAGAAATCCGGGCGCTGGTATTACGTCGAGGGCTTGGCTCAGGACTTTTGAAATCAAGCTTTCAAAGCTCCAGACTACTGGCATTCTCCCGCACGCGCGCCATCAATGAGATAAGTGTGCGCACTTCTTCCTCGCTAAGACCTGCCAGCAATTGGCGCTCCACCTCCTTGACGCGTGGGATGAGGTCGTAAAAGACTTTGCGGCCTTCTTCGGTCAAGCGCAGCACGGAGCGGCGGCGATCATCGCCATCAATATCCTGTTTCAGAAAGCCACGCTTGCGAAGCCGAGCGACAGCGCGACTGACATTGACCTTGTTCATCGAGGATCGCTCAATGATGTCCAAAGCGGACATGGATTGAGGAGGTGCGAGAACAGCCATGACACGCCATTCGGATACCCCCAAATCATAGAGTGAGCTGTAGACATCGCCAACAGACCCGCTAACTGACTGATAATAAACGCGAACAAGATAAGGAAAGAAGGATTTCAGGTCGAAATTTTCCGCACTCATCTGTTGTTGATGAGCAGACATGCTTGCATCTTCGATTGTCTCGTTTGGTCCGTCAGTCAT
This window harbors:
- a CDS encoding YchJ family protein → MSAATDPCPCGSQKTLGECCGPFLDGESLPLTAEQLMRSRYCAYKLQKIEYLRETLWPKYQARFDHFGVSRWAAENHWTGLKVLSSEKGGTTDRQGTVLFEASYLSCGTLQVHREMSLFRKKSGRWYYVEGLAQDF
- a CDS encoding MarR family winged helix-turn-helix transcriptional regulator, whose product is MTDGPNETIEDASMSAHQQQMSAENFDLKSFFPYLVRVYYQSVSGSVGDVYSSLYDLGVSEWRVMAVLAPPQSMSALDIIERSSMNKVNVSRAVARLRKRGFLKQDIDGDDRRRSVLRLTEEGRKVFYDLIPRVKEVERQLLAGLSEEEVRTLISLMARVRENASSLEL